The Palleronia sp. THAF1 genome window below encodes:
- a CDS encoding HpcH/HpaI aldolase/citrate lyase family protein, giving the protein MSVSHPLPRSWLFVPGDSPSKMEKARASGADALILDLEDSVAPGEKQAAREAVATELAKAAPMPRYIRVNALDTDWTQADVAAAEGADGWVLPKCEGPADLDVLARLAPGRPVLAIATETVRAVRALLAEDWTHPSLIALAWGGEDLAADLGATGNRDGRGQYHSPFLFARDAMLFAAKAAGVGAIDTVYTDFRDSDGCRAEAVAAETVGFGGKMAIHPAQVAPINEAFTPAQDRVDWARAVVRAMEGDGVSSLNGQMLDRPHLRQAQAILSRLRP; this is encoded by the coding sequence ATGAGCGTATCACATCCCCTCCCCCGATCCTGGCTGTTCGTGCCGGGCGACAGTCCCTCGAAGATGGAGAAGGCGCGCGCGTCGGGTGCCGACGCGCTGATCCTGGACCTGGAAGATTCGGTCGCCCCCGGTGAGAAACAGGCCGCGCGGGAGGCCGTGGCGACGGAACTGGCGAAAGCCGCGCCGATGCCGCGCTACATCCGCGTCAACGCGTTGGACACCGATTGGACGCAGGCGGATGTGGCGGCTGCGGAAGGCGCGGATGGATGGGTCTTGCCGAAATGCGAAGGCCCCGCCGATCTGGACGTGTTGGCGCGACTGGCACCGGGCCGCCCCGTGCTTGCCATTGCGACCGAAACGGTGCGCGCCGTGCGTGCGCTGCTGGCCGAAGACTGGACTCATCCTTCTTTGATCGCCTTGGCGTGGGGCGGCGAAGACCTTGCCGCCGATCTGGGGGCGACGGGCAACCGCGACGGGCGCGGCCAGTATCACAGCCCGTTTCTATTCGCCCGCGACGCCATGCTTTTCGCCGCAAAGGCCGCTGGCGTCGGCGCGATCGATACCGTTTACACCGATTTCCGCGACTCGGACGGATGCCGCGCGGAGGCCGTGGCGGCAGAGACCGTGGGGTTCGGCGGCAAGATGGCAATCCATCCTGCACAAGTCGCCCCCATAAATGAGGCGTTCACGCCCGCACAAGACCGCGTGGACTGGGCGCGGGCCGTCGTAAGGGCGATGGAGGGTGACGGCGTATCCAGCCTGAACGGCCAGATGCTCGACCGCCCGCATCTAAGACAAGCGCAGGCGATCCTGTCGCGCCTGCGCCCATGA
- a CDS encoding SDR family oxidoreductase, translating into MDLGIAGKRALVTASSKGLGLGCARALAEADVDLVMNARGADDLARAADAIREEFGVSVSEVPGDITNEADRERVLTEAADPDILVTNAGGPPPGMWTDWSRDDFLGALDANMLTPIALMKACLPQMIANEWGRVVNITSQSVKSPIAVLGLSNAARAGLTGYVAGTARQVAPSGVTINNLLPGIHATDRATSLDTGVSEQKGISIDEARAEREATIPARRYGTADEFGATCAFLCSQHAGFIVGQNILLDGGAVNLSM; encoded by the coding sequence ATGGATCTGGGTATTGCAGGCAAGCGCGCATTGGTGACGGCGTCCTCCAAGGGGTTAGGGCTGGGCTGCGCGCGGGCGCTGGCCGAGGCGGATGTCGATCTTGTGATGAACGCACGCGGGGCCGACGATCTGGCCCGCGCCGCCGATGCGATTCGCGAGGAGTTCGGTGTTTCGGTGTCCGAGGTGCCCGGCGACATCACCAACGAGGCCGACCGTGAGCGTGTGCTGACAGAGGCGGCGGACCCCGACATTCTTGTGACCAACGCAGGCGGCCCGCCACCGGGCATGTGGACGGACTGGTCGCGAGACGACTTTCTGGGCGCGCTCGATGCGAACATGCTGACGCCCATCGCGCTGATGAAAGCCTGCCTGCCGCAGATGATCGCCAACGAATGGGGTCGGGTGGTCAACATCACCTCGCAATCGGTGAAGTCACCCATCGCCGTTCTGGGGCTGTCGAATGCGGCCCGCGCCGGTCTGACGGGATATGTCGCCGGCACCGCGCGGCAGGTGGCACCCAGCGGTGTGACCATAAACAACCTGCTGCCGGGCATCCATGCCACGGACCGCGCCACGTCGCTGGATACCGGCGTGTCCGAGCAGAAGGGCATTTCTATTGATGAAGCCCGCGCCGAGCGCGAAGCGACGATCCCCGCCCGCCGCTACGGCACGGCAGATGAGTTTGGCGCGACCTGTGCGTTCCTGTGCTCACAGCATGCGGGCTTCATCGTGGGCCAGAACATCTTGCTGGATGGCGGGGCGGTGAACCTGTCGATGTGA
- a CDS encoding endonuclease/exonuclease/phosphatase family protein, with translation MIRALSLLILLAACARGPDTVPPPAPDVLRVATYNVHYISLNGEGDWSVADWETRKGPMDQAVKALNADVIAFQEMESFGRGADPNVNLTKDWLLQQNPDLAEAAVGDAREFPSTQPIFYRPDRLRLLDQGWYFFSTTPDVIYSRSFDGSYPAFASWARFQDLRDGTNVHVTNIHTDAFSAENRTGAMDLVAERMAPIIASDDVAILAGDLNGTVGMYPVRRMQNAGLTFAGVKGSTYHFDRGLNIFGAIDHIAYDGARQQGEPIVVRRQFGGEWPTDHYPVIVDLDY, from the coding sequence ATGATCCGCGCGCTGTCGCTTCTGATCCTGCTGGCTGCCTGCGCACGCGGGCCGGACACCGTGCCGCCGCCTGCCCCGGATGTGCTGCGCGTGGCGACCTACAACGTGCATTACATCAGCCTGAACGGCGAAGGCGATTGGTCCGTCGCCGATTGGGAGACGCGCAAAGGCCCGATGGATCAGGCCGTGAAGGCACTGAACGCCGACGTCATCGCCTTTCAGGAGATGGAGAGCTTCGGGCGCGGCGCAGACCCGAACGTCAATCTGACGAAGGATTGGCTCCTGCAACAGAACCCCGATCTGGCCGAAGCGGCGGTGGGAGACGCACGAGAGTTCCCCTCGACCCAGCCGATCTTCTACCGCCCCGACCGCCTTCGGCTTCTAGATCAAGGCTGGTACTTTTTTTCGACCACCCCCGACGTGATCTACTCACGCAGCTTCGACGGATCGTATCCCGCCTTCGCATCTTGGGCGCGGTTTCAGGATCTGCGCGACGGCACGAACGTTCACGTTACCAACATTCACACCGACGCCTTCAGCGCCGAGAACCGGACCGGTGCGATGGATCTGGTGGCCGAGCGCATGGCCCCAATCATCGCCTCGGACGACGTGGCGATCCTGGCGGGTGATCTAAACGGCACGGTCGGCATGTATCCCGTGCGGCGGATGCAGAACGCCGGGCTGACCTTCGCAGGCGTGAAGGGATCGACCTATCATTTCGACCGCGGCCTCAACATCTTCGGTGCCATCGATCACATCGCTTATGACGGTGCTAGACAGCAAGGAGAGCCGATCGTCGTGCGCCGCCAATTCGGAGGCGAATGGCCAACCGATCATTATCCCGTGATCGTCGATCTCGACTACTGA
- a CDS encoding ABC transporter ATP-binding protein — protein MPQTAPRLEIDRLCCAFDGQRVVHDVSLSVGAGQVMCLLGPSGCGKSTTLRAIAGVEVPQSGTIRIDGEEVCGASGLVPPEKRGVGLIFQDFALFPHLSVADNVAFGLRGPKAKRRARVEELLARVELGRYIDVYPHELSGGEQQRVALARAVAPKPRVMLMDEPFSGLDNRLRDGIRDETLAFLKEEGAAVLLVTHEPEEAMRMADKIALMRDGRIVQSGAPYNIYNTPMDRAAAAFFSDINVFSGEVNGALTDTPFGQFLAPGVPDGTVVDIVIRPQHVRIDFDRAGQGPRPTPQDGTPARAVVTRSRFIGKESLVEFRLDAGLEMQATVPSVFLPKPGTPMWLAIRRDRCFVFPRAQ, from the coding sequence ATGCCGCAAACCGCTCCGCGACTGGAGATCGACCGCCTGTGCTGCGCTTTCGATGGGCAGCGCGTGGTGCATGACGTGTCGCTTTCGGTCGGCGCGGGGCAAGTGATGTGCCTGCTGGGGCCGTCGGGCTGTGGCAAGTCCACGACGCTACGCGCCATCGCGGGTGTCGAGGTGCCGCAATCGGGCACCATCCGCATCGACGGGGAAGAGGTTTGCGGAGCGAGCGGGCTGGTCCCCCCAGAAAAGCGTGGCGTCGGCCTGATCTTCCAGGATTTCGCGCTGTTTCCGCACCTGTCGGTGGCCGACAACGTCGCCTTCGGGCTGCGCGGACCAAAGGCGAAACGGCGCGCGCGCGTGGAAGAGCTGCTCGCCCGCGTCGAGCTGGGCCGTTACATTGACGTCTACCCGCATGAGCTGTCGGGCGGTGAGCAACAACGCGTCGCCCTTGCGCGTGCCGTTGCCCCGAAGCCCCGTGTCATGTTGATGGATGAGCCGTTCTCCGGCCTCGACAATCGCCTGCGCGACGGTATCCGCGACGAGACGCTGGCTTTTCTGAAGGAAGAGGGCGCGGCGGTCCTGCTGGTCACGCACGAGCCGGAAGAAGCCATGCGCATGGCGGACAAGATCGCCCTGATGCGGGACGGTCGGATCGTGCAAAGCGGCGCGCCCTACAACATCTACAACACACCGATGGATCGCGCCGCTGCCGCTTTTTTTAGTGATATCAACGTCTTTTCAGGCGAAGTTAATGGCGCGCTGACCGATACGCCATTCGGCCAGTTCCTTGCACCAGGCGTACCGGACGGCACAGTCGTGGATATCGTGATCCGGCCCCAGCATGTACGGATCGACTTCGACCGCGCCGGGCAAGGCCCGCGCCCCACGCCGCAGGACGGCACGCCCGCCCGCGCGGTCGTCACTCGCTCGCGCTTCATCGGCAAAGAGTCACTCGTAGAATTCCGCCTCGATGCGGGGCTGGAGATGCAGGCGACGGTGCCTTCGGTTTTCCTGCCGAAACCCGGCACGCCGATGTGGCTGGCGATCCGCCGCGACCGCTGCTTCGTGTTTCCGCGCGCTCAGTAG
- the purU gene encoding formyltetrahydrofolate deformylase gives MTTFALRVQCPSRRGIVAALATFLADQGCNIVDSAQFDDRDTGNFFMRMSFLSEGGKSLDDLREAFAPIADTFEMEEAEFFDESVKRKTILMVSRFGHCLNDLLYRWRIGALPIDIVGVISNHMDYQKVVVNHDIPFHCIRVTPENKAEAEGKIMDVVDDTGAELIVLARYMQILSDRMCQQMSGRIINIHHSFLPSFKGANPYKQAFERGVKLIGATSHYVTADLDEGPIIEQDTVRVTHSQSPADYVALGRDVEAAVLSRAVHAHVRGRVFLNGDKTVVFPASPGTYASERMG, from the coding sequence ATGACTACCTTCGCCCTTCGGGTCCAATGCCCCTCTCGCCGCGGAATCGTGGCGGCCCTTGCCACCTTCCTGGCTGATCAGGGATGTAACATCGTGGACAGTGCCCAGTTCGATGACCGCGATACGGGCAACTTCTTCATGCGGATGAGCTTTCTGTCCGAAGGCGGCAAATCACTGGACGATCTGCGCGAAGCCTTCGCGCCCATCGCCGATACCTTCGAGATGGAAGAGGCCGAGTTCTTCGACGAAAGCGTCAAGCGCAAGACGATCCTGATGGTCTCGCGTTTCGGGCATTGCCTGAACGACCTGCTGTATCGCTGGCGTATCGGCGCTCTGCCAATCGACATCGTCGGCGTGATCTCGAACCACATGGATTATCAGAAGGTTGTCGTGAACCATGATATCCCCTTCCACTGCATCCGCGTAACGCCCGAGAACAAGGCAGAGGCCGAGGGCAAGATCATGGACGTGGTGGATGACACTGGCGCAGAGTTGATCGTGCTGGCGCGCTATATGCAGATCCTGTCGGACCGCATGTGCCAGCAGATGTCGGGGCGGATCATCAACATCCACCACTCATTCTTGCCGTCCTTCAAGGGCGCAAACCCTTACAAGCAGGCGTTCGAGCGGGGTGTAAAGCTGATCGGTGCAACGTCGCACTACGTGACCGCCGATCTGGACGAGGGCCCGATCATCGAGCAGGACACCGTGCGCGTGACGCATTCGCAATCACCGGCTGACTACGTAGCCCTTGGGCGCGATGTGGAGGCCGCCGTGCTATCGCGGGCGGTCCATGCCCACGTGCGCGGCCGCGTGTTCCTGAACGGCGATAAGACCGTGGTCTTCCCGGCATCCCCCGGCACCTACGCGTCCGAGCGGATGGGCTGA
- a CDS encoding nuclear transport factor 2 family protein produces MTLQDIATQLVEGCRTGAETENLSKLYAQDAVSVEATDYGTGRETHGLEGIRGKHAWWEQTFETLEQVVSDPFLHGEDRFAVTFDVKAKNKEDGSIMPVKEVAVYHVADGKIVREEFFGL; encoded by the coding sequence ATGACATTGCAGGACATCGCGACACAACTGGTCGAAGGATGCCGCACCGGGGCCGAGACGGAGAACCTGTCGAAGCTTTATGCGCAAGACGCGGTGTCGGTCGAGGCGACCGACTACGGCACTGGGCGTGAGACCCATGGACTAGAGGGTATTCGCGGCAAACACGCGTGGTGGGAGCAGACGTTCGAGACGCTGGAGCAAGTGGTCAGCGATCCGTTCCTCCATGGCGAAGACCGGTTTGCCGTGACCTTCGACGTGAAGGCGAAGAACAAGGAAGACGGATCCATCATGCCGGTCAAGGAAGTCGCCGTTTACCACGTGGCGGACGGCAAGATCGTGCGCGAAGAGTTCTTCGGCCTTTAA
- a CDS encoding peptide chain release factor 3, which produces MLDRTHNSAQLPPEIARRRTFAIISHPDAGKTTLTEKFLLFGGAIQMAGQVRAKGEARRTRSDFMQMEKDRGISVSASAMSFDFAQGDTNYRFNLVDTPGHSDFSEDTYRTLTAVDAAIMVIDGAKGVESQTQKLFEVCRLRDLPILTFCNKMDRESRDTFDIIDEIQENLAIDVTPASWPIGVGRDFLGCYDMINDRLELMDRADRNRVAETISLQGLDDPKMADHIPAHMLEQLREEVEMARELLPPFDAQALLDGTLTPIWFGSAINSFGVKELMSGIATYGPEPQPQKASPRQIAPDEDKVAGFVFKVQANMDPKHRDRVAFVRLASGHFKRGMKLTHVRTKKPMAVSNPVLFLASDRELAEEAWAGDIMGIPNHGQLRIGDTLTEGEALRVQGIPSFAPELLQNCRAGDPMKAKHLDKALMQFAEEGAAKVFKPMLGSGFIVGVVGQLQFEVLASRIELEYGLPVRFEPSQFTSARWILGPKDKVEAFAQANKGHMATDNDGDQVFLTRLQWDIDRVERDYPDLALTATKEMMV; this is translated from the coding sequence ATGCTCGACAGAACCCATAATTCGGCCCAGTTGCCGCCCGAGATCGCACGCCGCCGCACCTTCGCGATCATCTCTCACCCCGATGCGGGCAAGACGACGCTGACCGAGAAGTTCCTGCTGTTCGGCGGGGCCATCCAAATGGCCGGTCAGGTGCGCGCCAAGGGTGAGGCGCGGCGCACGCGGTCGGACTTCATGCAGATGGAAAAGGATCGGGGCATCTCTGTCTCGGCCTCTGCCATGTCGTTCGATTTCGCGCAGGGCGACACGAACTACCGCTTCAATCTGGTGGATACGCCGGGTCACAGCGACTTTTCCGAAGACACCTACCGCACGCTGACAGCTGTGGACGCTGCGATCATGGTGATCGACGGCGCGAAGGGCGTGGAAAGCCAGACGCAGAAGCTGTTCGAAGTGTGCCGCCTGCGTGACCTGCCGATCCTGACCTTCTGTAACAAGATGGACCGCGAAAGCCGCGATACGTTCGACATTATCGATGAGATTCAGGAAAACCTTGCCATCGATGTGACGCCCGCGTCCTGGCCCATCGGCGTCGGCCGTGACTTCCTTGGCTGCTACGACATGATCAACGACCGGCTGGAATTGATGGACCGTGCCGACCGGAACCGCGTCGCCGAGACGATCAGCCTGCAGGGTCTGGACGACCCGAAGATGGCCGACCACATCCCGGCGCATATGCTGGAACAGCTGCGCGAAGAGGTCGAGATGGCGCGCGAACTGCTGCCACCCTTCGACGCGCAAGCCCTGCTGGACGGCACATTGACGCCGATCTGGTTCGGCTCTGCCATCAACTCTTTCGGCGTGAAGGAGCTGATGTCAGGCATCGCGACCTACGGGCCAGAGCCGCAGCCGCAAAAGGCTAGTCCCCGGCAGATCGCACCGGATGAAGACAAGGTGGCGGGCTTTGTCTTCAAGGTGCAGGCCAACATGGACCCCAAGCATCGCGACCGCGTGGCTTTCGTGCGGCTGGCATCCGGCCACTTCAAGCGCGGCATGAAGCTGACCCATGTGCGCACCAAAAAGCCGATGGCCGTGTCGAACCCCGTTCTGTTCCTTGCGTCGGACCGTGAACTGGCAGAAGAGGCGTGGGCGGGTGACATCATGGGCATCCCGAACCACGGCCAGCTGCGCATCGGCGACACGCTGACCGAAGGCGAGGCTCTGCGGGTACAAGGCATCCCCAGCTTCGCGCCAGAGCTTTTGCAGAACTGCCGCGCGGGCGATCCGATGAAGGCCAAGCACCTGGACAAGGCGCTGATGCAATTCGCCGAAGAGGGGGCCGCCAAGGTCTTCAAGCCGATGCTGGGATCGGGCTTCATCGTCGGCGTGGTTGGTCAGTTGCAATTCGAAGTGCTCGCCAGCCGGATCGAGCTTGAATACGGCTTGCCGGTAAGGTTCGAGCCGTCGCAATTCACCTCTGCCCGCTGGATCCTTGGCCCGAAAGACAAGGTCGAGGCATTCGCGCAGGCCAACAAGGGCCACATGGCGACCGACAACGACGGCGATCAGGTTTTCCTGACGCGCCTGCAGTGGGACATCGACCGCGTGGAGCGCGACTACCCCGACCTGGCGCTGACCGCGACCAAAGAGATGATGGTGTGA
- a CDS encoding Hint domain-containing protein, whose protein sequence is MTIQPVFEQDQSQALRVYSAADFTALDGANFGDPLTASGDLIEGDVYQLRASASSGKLRVLRTANGLEIAPKSELGRPGAVLHLDCCATFMAPDGTVVEMLLLVEMCTQGRTIAAVHVHPLIELAPRVDYALVAVDPDSAMVRFAEASCVSFVGDTRITMASGAQVAVKDLKVGDRVLTRDHGVQPVRWIGSRTERAAGAFAPIRIAAGTLNNDGDLVVSPNHCLFVYQRQDRLGAGRAEILVKAQYLLNDETVTRTSGGFVDYYQISFDQHEIIYAEGIAVETLLADDSMRPALVAELPSRPADMARRGLEVAEGALDSRHAATLLRQASVG, encoded by the coding sequence ATGACCATCCAGCCGGTGTTCGAGCAAGACCAGAGCCAGGCGCTCCGGGTTTATTCCGCTGCCGATTTCACGGCGCTTGATGGTGCCAACTTCGGCGACCCCCTCACAGCTTCTGGCGATCTGATCGAAGGCGACGTCTACCAGCTGCGCGCGTCTGCAAGCTCTGGCAAGCTGCGCGTTCTACGCACCGCGAACGGTTTGGAAATTGCACCGAAAAGCGAACTCGGTCGCCCGGGCGCGGTTTTGCACCTCGATTGCTGCGCGACATTCATGGCGCCTGACGGGACGGTGGTCGAGATGCTCTTGTTGGTCGAGATGTGCACCCAAGGTCGCACCATCGCCGCCGTTCATGTGCATCCGTTGATCGAACTGGCCCCGCGCGTCGATTACGCACTTGTTGCGGTCGACCCCGACTCTGCGATGGTGCGCTTTGCCGAAGCTTCGTGCGTGTCCTTTGTGGGCGACACGCGGATCACGATGGCATCGGGTGCGCAGGTTGCGGTAAAGGATCTGAAGGTCGGCGACCGCGTTCTGACGCGCGATCATGGCGTGCAACCTGTCCGCTGGATCGGAAGCCGCACAGAGCGCGCTGCGGGCGCCTTCGCTCCGATTCGCATCGCGGCGGGCACCTTGAACAACGACGGCGACCTCGTGGTCAGCCCCAATCACTGCCTTTTCGTCTACCAGCGGCAGGACCGTCTGGGCGCCGGGCGAGCGGAAATTCTGGTGAAGGCGCAGTATCTTTTGAACGATGAGACCGTGACGCGCACCTCTGGTGGCTTCGTCGACTACTACCAGATCTCATTCGACCAGCATGAAATCATCTACGCCGAAGGCATCGCGGTCGAAACGCTGCTGGCCGATGACAGTATGCGCCCTGCCCTTGTTGCGGAACTTCCGTCCCGCCCCGCCGATATGGCGCGCCGGGGGCTGGAGGTCGCGGAGGGCGCGCTGGATTCGCGCCACGCGGCAACTCTGCTGCGTCAAGCCAGCGTCGGTTAA
- a CDS encoding ABC transporter ATP-binding protein — protein sequence MFAWFERRLDPYPHDAPNMPPSTLWRFVLHYSRGALPWLILLALGSAIIATIEVVLFGWLGELVNRLADTPRDVFWAQEGQRLAMMAVVLLLVLPLLNALASMVLHQSLMGNFPQRIRWQAHRYLLRQSIGYFQDEFSGRISQRLMQTSLAVREVAMKLMDVGTYVSVYFLGALMLAASQDWRLALPFLAWAAGYALLLRVIIPRLGRVSQAQADARSAMTGRVVDSYTNIATVKLFSHSDREERWMHEGMDAFLQTVYRQMRLSSSLDMVLITLNVWLVGGVAGLGLWLWSQGAIAVGAVAIAIPLALRLNNMSHWIMWEFAALFENIGTVRDGMATLSMPRDVQDRAGALPLQPGPGGVRFDNVTFRYDGQATAQPLPVLTDLSLDIAPGERVGLVGRSGAGKSTLVNLLLRFHDIQQGAITVDGQDVRDVTQDSLRAQIGVVTQDSALLHRSVRDNVAYGRPDATEAQIMDALRMAEADGFVHDLTDGTGRRGLDAHVGERGVKLSGGQRQRIAIARVALKDAPILVLDEATSALDSEVEAAIQSRLEALMEGKTVIAIAHRLSTIAAMDRLIVMDGGRIAEQGTHAELLANNGLYARLWQRQSGGFLTTDDEVAAE from the coding sequence ATGTTCGCGTGGTTCGAACGCCGTCTTGATCCCTACCCGCACGACGCGCCGAACATGCCGCCGTCGACGCTGTGGCGTTTCGTGCTGCACTACAGCCGCGGCGCGTTGCCGTGGCTGATCCTGCTTGCCCTCGGTTCGGCGATCATCGCCACGATCGAGGTGGTGCTGTTCGGCTGGCTGGGCGAGCTGGTCAACCGCTTGGCCGACACGCCGCGTGACGTGTTCTGGGCGCAGGAAGGCCAGCGATTGGCGATGATGGCGGTCGTTCTGCTGCTGGTTCTGCCACTTTTGAACGCGCTGGCGTCTATGGTGCTGCACCAGTCGCTGATGGGCAACTTTCCGCAGCGCATCCGCTGGCAGGCCCACCGCTATCTGTTGCGCCAGTCCATCGGCTACTTCCAGGACGAGTTCTCTGGCCGGATCAGCCAACGCCTGATGCAGACCTCTCTGGCGGTGCGCGAGGTGGCGATGAAGCTGATGGACGTGGGCACCTATGTCTCTGTCTACTTCCTTGGCGCGCTGATGCTGGCGGCCAGTCAGGACTGGCGGCTGGCGCTTCCTTTCTTGGCATGGGCCGCCGGATACGCCCTGCTTCTGCGCGTCATCATCCCCCGACTGGGCCGGGTCAGCCAAGCGCAGGCCGATGCGCGCAGCGCCATGACGGGACGCGTGGTGGACAGCTACACCAATATCGCCACCGTCAAGCTGTTCAGCCATTCCGACCGCGAGGAACGCTGGATGCATGAGGGCATGGATGCCTTCCTGCAGACCGTTTACCGCCAGATGCGCCTGTCAAGTTCGCTCGACATGGTGCTGATCACACTGAACGTGTGGTTGGTCGGCGGTGTGGCTGGGCTGGGCCTGTGGCTGTGGTCGCAAGGGGCCATTGCCGTCGGTGCCGTGGCCATCGCGATCCCGCTGGCGCTGCGGTTGAACAACATGAGCCACTGGATCATGTGGGAGTTCGCGGCCCTGTTCGAAAACATCGGCACCGTACGCGACGGTATGGCGACGCTGTCCATGCCTCGCGATGTGCAGGACCGTGCGGGCGCGCTGCCCCTGCAGCCCGGTCCCGGCGGCGTGCGCTTCGACAATGTGACCTTCCGTTACGACGGACAGGCCACCGCGCAGCCCCTACCTGTCCTGACCGATTTGTCGCTGGATATCGCACCGGGAGAGCGTGTCGGCCTGGTGGGCCGATCCGGCGCTGGTAAGTCCACCCTCGTCAACCTGCTGCTGCGCTTTCACGACATCCAGCAGGGTGCAATCACCGTCGACGGTCAGGACGTTCGCGATGTCACGCAAGACAGCTTGCGCGCCCAGATCGGCGTTGTGACGCAAGACAGCGCCCTGCTGCACCGTTCGGTGCGTGACAACGTGGCCTACGGCCGCCCCGATGCGACAGAGGCGCAGATCATGGATGCCCTGCGTATGGCCGAGGCCGATGGCTTCGTTCACGACCTAACCGACGGCACCGGGCGGCGCGGGCTGGACGCCCATGTGGGTGAGCGTGGCGTCAAATTGTCGGGCGGCCAGCGCCAGCGAATCGCCATCGCGCGCGTGGCGCTGAAGGACGCGCCGATACTGGTACTGGACGAGGCCACCAGCGCGCTCGATTCGGAAGTCGAGGCCGCGATCCAGTCCCGGCTGGAGGCGCTGATGGAAGGCAAGACGGTCATTGCCATTGCGCATCGCCTGTCCACCATCGCCGCGATGGACCGACTGATCGTGATGGATGGCGGGCGTATTGCGGAACAGGGCACCCATGCGGAATTGCTGGCCAACAACGGCCTTTACGCGCGCCTGTGGCAGCGACAGTCCGGTGGTTTCCTGACCACGGACGACGAGGTGGCCGCCGAATGA